A single Halobaculum sp. MBLA0147 DNA region contains:
- a CDS encoding transposase, producing the protein MLTRQLAYKATEAGLPVEAVEPAGTSVTCRQCGASDPAFRDGVDFECLACGYEVHADVNAAINIAQQEPE; encoded by the coding sequence ATGCTCACGCGGCAGTTGGCGTACAAGGCGACCGAGGCCGGCCTCCCCGTCGAGGCGGTGGAGCCGGCGGGCACGAGCGTCACGTGTCGGCAGTGTGGCGCCAGCGATCCCGCGTTCCGCGACGGCGTCGACTTCGAGTGTCTGGCCTGCGGGTACGAGGTGCACGCCGACGTGAACGCGGCGATCAACATCGCCCAGCAGGAGCCGGAGTGA
- a CDS encoding site-specific integrase produces MRESEVQTLIACADDRERKLAIRTLWRASARSVTVAERLYPSSLIRGDGDADIPAIRVEVKDSRSERDKPTKMTTRVIPEKLYRDLEQWCEDTNRSPDTPIFSVQSAQMQNWVTEAAAVAADETGIEMWERVTSHDLRRSGITQMKMKGLSPLLIQDHGDWSDLENMKPYLDVVPLEKMHREMERAGWLPGEEQSARDRLTRIENDVDAVKEMVEQLVESGSVEMDTEDDDSPAVQTKPNQKTLVEMAADE; encoded by the coding sequence TTGAGGGAGAGCGAAGTCCAGACTCTTATTGCTTGTGCGGATGATAGAGAACGTAAACTGGCGATCCGAACACTCTGGCGCGCTTCAGCCCGCAGTGTTACTGTCGCTGAGCGACTGTACCCGAGTTCTCTCATTCGCGGGGACGGCGATGCTGATATCCCTGCGATCCGGGTTGAGGTCAAAGACTCGCGTTCGGAGCGAGATAAACCGACGAAGATGACGACCCGCGTCATCCCGGAGAAGCTCTACCGTGACCTCGAACAGTGGTGTGAGGACACGAACCGCTCTCCTGATACCCCGATATTCTCCGTCCAGAGCGCCCAGATGCAGAACTGGGTGACTGAGGCGGCCGCTGTGGCGGCTGATGAGACGGGGATAGAGATGTGGGAAAGGGTCACTTCTCACGACCTCCGTCGGTCCGGCATCACCCAAATGAAAATGAAGGGGCTCAGCCCTCTGTTGATTCAGGACCACGGCGACTGGTCAGACCTTGAGAATATGAAGCCGTACCTGGATGTGGTGCCACTCGAAAAGATGCATCGGGAAATGGAACGTGCTGGGTGGCTGCCTGGGGAGGAGCAGTCCGCACGCGATCGCCTCACTCGGATCGAGAACGATGTCGACGCGGTCAAGGAGATGGTTGAGCAGCTCGTCGAGTCAGGCAGCGTCGAGATGGATACAGAAGACGACGACAGTCCCGCCGTCCAGACCAAGCCGAACCAGAAGACGCTCGTCGAGATGGCCGCCGACGAGTAG